The sequence below is a genomic window from Nostoc flagelliforme CCNUN1.
GCAGCGTTACTCTACAAAGCGACGGCAAAATTATCGTAGCAGGAACTGACGGTACAGATTTTGCCCTAGTGCGTTACAACAGCGATGGCTCACTCGATACTACCTTTAGCGGTGATGGCAAAGTCACTACTGATTTACGCTTAATCGCTGTTGATATCGGCTACAGCGTTACTCTACAAACCGATGGCAAAATTATTGTAGCCGGAACTGACAACACAGATTTTGCCTTAGTGCGTTACAACAGCGATGGCTCACTCGATACTACCTTTGGTGGCGGTGATGGCAAAGTCACTACTGATTTGGGCTTAATCGCTGTTGATATCGGCTACAGCGTTACTCTACAAACCGACGGCAAAATTATCGTAGCCGGAACTAACAACACTGATTTTGCCTTAGTGCGTTACAACAGCGATGGCTCACTCGACAGTACATTTAACGGTAGTGGCAAGGTTACTACTGATTTGGGCTTTCTCGCCATTGACATCGGCTACGGACTTGCTCAACAGAGCGATCGCAAGATTCTGGTGGCAGGCACTAACGGTACTGACTTTGCTGTGGTGCGTTACTTGGTTGACGAAGTTCCCACAGACTTAGCATTGAGTCAGTTAAATGTTAATGAAAACGTTCCTGCGGGGACAGTAATTGGCACATTTACTACTACAGACCTAGATGCAGGTGACACATTCACCTACAGTTTAGTAACCGGGACTGGCGATACTGATAATGCTGCATTCACAGTTGTTAGTAATCAACTCAAAATCAACAGTTCCCCAGATTTTGAAACCAAACCTAGTTACAACATCCGAGTTCAGACAAGTGATTCGAGTGGAGCATCGTATCAGAAAACGTTGACCATTGCAGTTAATAATTCTAACGATGCGCCAACAGATTTGACAGTCAGTCAGTTAGCTGTTAATGAAAACGTTGCTGCGGGGACAGTAATTGGCACATTTACTACTACAGACCCAGATGCAAACAATATATTCACCTACAGTTTAGTAACCGGGACTGGCGATACTGATAATGCTGCATTCACAGTTGTTAGTAATCAACTCAAAATCAACAGTTCCCCAGATTTTGAAACCAAACCTAGTTACAACATCCGAGTCCAGACAAGTGATTCGGGTGGAGCATCTTATCAGAAAACGTTGACAATTGCAGTTAATAATCTGAACGATGCTGGTGTTAACGATGCGCCCACAGATTTGACAGTCAGTCAGTTAGCTGTTGATGAAAACGTTGCTGCGGGGACAGTAGTTGGCATATTTACTACTACAGACCCAGATGCAAACAATATATTCACCTACAGTTTAGTAACCGGGAGTGGCGATACTGATAATGCTGCATTTACAGTTGAGGGTAATCAGCTCAAAATCAACAGTTCCCCAGATTTTGAAACCAAACCTAGTTACAACATCCGAGTCCAGACAAGTGATTCGGGTGGGGCATCCTATCAGAAAACGCTGACAATTGCAGTTAATAATCTGAACGATGCTGGTGTTAACGATGCGCCCACAGATTTGACAGTCAGTCAGTTAGCTGTTGATGAAAACGTTGCTGCGGGGACAGTAGTTGGCATATTTACTACTACAGACCCAGATGCAAACAATATATTCACCTACAGTTTAGTAACCGGGAGTGGCGATACTGATAATGCTGCATTCACAGTTGAGGGTAATCAGCTCAAAATCAACAGTTCCCCAGATTTTGAAACCAAACCTAATTACAACATTCGAGTCCAGACAAGTGATTCGGGTGGGGCATCCTATCAGAAAACGCTGACAATTGCAGTTAATAATCTGAACGATGCTGGTGTTAACGATGCGCCCACAGATTTGACAGTCAGTCAGTTAGCTGTTGATGAAAACGTTGCTGCGGGGACAGTAGTTGGCATATTTACTACTACAGACCCAGATGCAAACAATATATTCACCTACAGTTTAGTAACCGGGAGTGGCGATACTGATAATGCTGCATTTACAGTTGAGGGTAATCAGCTCAAAATCAACAGTTCCCCAGATTTTGAAACCAAACCTAGTTACAACATCCGAGTCCAGACAAGTGATTCGGGTGGAGCATCCTATCAGAAAACGCTGACAATTGCAGTTAATAATCTGGACGATGCTGGTGTTAACGATGCGCCGAGTGACCTGACGTTAAGCGAGTTAACTGTTGACGAGAACGTAGCTGCGGGAAGTGTAGTTGGCACATTTATCACTACCGACCCAGACAAAGACGATAAATTTACTTACAGTTTAGTAACGGGGACTGGCGATAGCGATAATAGTGCATTCACAATTGTTGGTGGTCAGCTACAAATCAACAATGTCCCAAACATTGAAACTAAATCTAGTTACAACATCCGGGTTCAGACAACTGATTCGGGTGGAGTATCCTACCAAAAAGCGTTAACGATCGCAGTTAATGATTTGGATGATCTTGGTGTCAACGATATACCAACCCTTACGAAGAGTGCTAATAACGATATCTTTACTATTAAAGGTAAAGGTAACGGTGAAAAAGCAAAACTCTCAGTCAAGCTAACAGGACAAAGTTCTAATCAAATTTATGAACTGGGAGTATTTACCGTAGATGATGAACAAGGGAAGATTCAAGGTATTGCCTCTAATGATGCTGGTTACACTGAAGCAGCTTTAAAACGAGGCAAGGTGATTCTCTCCTCGCTTAACAATTACCCCACTGGGTTTAATGCTGATTTAAGCAGCATGGTGGAATTTACCTCTGGTCAACAGCTAAGATTTTATTTAGTACGCAATAGCAGTACTGATAGTATCTTGGCTGGACAAGCTGCTTTTACGGACGTACTGATTTCTGACTCGACAAATCTCAAAATCACAAGCTTGGGCAATAATAACTTCTCCTTGTCTTGGAAAGCTAGCAATAGTGCTGAATTTCAGGATCTGGCGGTAACAATTCAGGCGACAGATGAAGATTTACCTTTAGGTACAGGTTTCCAAGGACAGCAACAAGGAGAATTCCTTGATTTACGCGACCTGACACAACCAGTAAAAGCTGATTTTGTCGTCAACAGAGAAGCTGCATACGACAACTATGTGGGCTTTTATAAAGTGGCTGATGAGAATGGTGGTATCGACACCAACGGTGATGGTACAGCAGATGTTCTTGTTGGGCAGGCTGGTTACGCCCAAGCCGCCGTGAGTGGGCGTGTTACGGGCGTTGACTTAACGACGAACAACCAAGGTACAGCAACTTATTCTGGGACTCTCAATTCTGATTCTTTGTTTGCGCCATTTATTATTGTTGATGGTAAACCCGATGCCATTCTTGATGGCAATGTCAATAACGATCCGAAAGTTTACTTCGCATTTTTGGGCGCTAACTCAGACAATACAGATCACATTCGTCTGTTAGCGAACAATACCTTTGGTTTTGAAGATTTAGCAAATGGTGGTGACAAGGATTACAACGATATTATTGTCCGGGTAAATTTGAGCGGCAACCCTGTGTAATATTAAACCCAGATAGTCGCTTAATAAAATCGAAGCACCTCGTCTTGTTTGCGGGATGAGGTGCTTTTATGCTAGGCAATTAGATAGACATAAAATTCTGCAACTCACGTTCGCGTAGCGTTTTGAATGAAATGCTGGTTTTGTCTATGTAGGTACAACTTCCATTCGCCTTTTTACTTAAGCTGTTTCATAGGTAAATTAGTAATCTTCGTAACTATGCTTTAAAGTATTACAAAGAAAGGCAGAGGGCAGAGGGCAGAAGGCTTTTATGAAAGAAGTATTAATAAAAACTTTAGTTGTGGGTATAGAGCCGCACTAGTATAAAAAGATTTGTATCGATAGCGCAGCGTAAAGCCTACGGCATGGCAACTCTTGGAGACGCTACCGCGAACGCTTAGAGCGTTAGCGGAGCGGTAGCGAGGTACGAGCGTCCGCAGGAGCGTCGCGGAAAGTGCCACGAGACACAAGGGAGCCAGTGCGGTCTTGGGATGCATCCCAAGTGGTGCATCTGGCGTCGTCCTTAGTTCAATCCCACGTTTTTAAACGTGGGTTCTATAAGTGCCAACTGAGCCTCCTGCCAACTGAGCCTTCTGCCTTCTGCCTTCTACCTCCTGCCTTCTGCCTTCTGAAACTAGCACAGTGGTTCTATAAGAATAAATATAGCGTTACTAAATCTTAGGTACGAAAAAAAGGGATAAGCAAAAAGCCTATCCCCAAAAAATCAATTAATCAGTTAAACATTAAGTTCCCGAAGTCCAAGAATTGATGTACTCAATTTGATCGGCTGTTAGGCTATCAATCGTAATTCCAATAGCCTGCAACTTCAACCGAGCAATTTCTTGATCAACTTCAACAGGTATTGAGTGCAAACCAGGTTCCAATTTACCTTTATTCTTCACCAGGAATTCACAAGCCAAAGCTTGGTTCGCAAAACTCATATCCATTACCGCGCTGGGGTGTCCTTCAGCCGCAGCTAGGTTAATCAAGCGTCCTTGTCCAAGAACAACAACTGATTTACCATTTTTCAACTTGTACTCTTCGGTGAAAGGACGAACTTCTTTGATTTCCTTAGCTTGTGCAGCCAAGTATTTCAAATCAAGTTCCAAGTCAAAGTGACCGGAGTTACAAACGATCGCACCGTCTTTCATGACATCGAAGTGTTCACCGCGAACGACGTGCTTGTTACCAGTCACAGTGATAAAAATATCACCTTGAGGTGCAGCTTCAGCCATTGGCAGGACACGGAAGCCATCCATTACGGCTTCAATTGCCTTGATGGGGTCGATTTCGGTAACGATGACGTTAGCACCCATGCCACGGGCGCGGAGGGCTGTACCTTTACCACACCAGCCATAACCGACGACGACAATGTTTTTACCAGCCAACAAAATATTTGTGGCGCGGATAATGCCATCTAGGGTTGATTGCCCAGTACCATAGCGATTATCAAAGAAGTGCTTGGTGTCAGCGTCGTTGACGTTGACTGCGGGGAAGGTAAGAACGCCTTCTCTAAACATGGCGCGTAACCGCACGATCCCAGTTGTGGTTTCTTCGGT
It includes:
- a CDS encoding DUF4347 domain-containing protein; amino-acid sequence: MLDTISTRITTYPTQDLHEKIPANRLVFIDPKVENYQTLIAGVLPNTSVVVLDNDQDGIEQINQVLASHRGVNSLHIVSHGAPGRVYLGNSQLSNETLNRYAAKLMGWANALSADAQLLLYGCEVAQTEQGMAFVQRLSELTGAVVAASDNLTGSATLGGDWELDICTKASVRSLVFQPEVMAAYTSVLALVLPDKSFDGDGKVTTDLGFIAIDIGRSIAVQNDGKIIVAGDSNGDFALVRYNTNGSLDNSFNGNGKVTTNITSTLALPLSTDIGYSVAVQSDGKIIVAGVSNGDFALVRYNTNGSLDNSFNGNGKVTTNITSTLALPLSTDSGYSVAVQSDGKIIVAGVSNGDFALVRYDTNGSLDTTFSGDGKVTTNISLIDTARSVTLQSDGKIIVAGTDGTDFALVRYNSDGSLDTTFSGDGKVTTDLRLIAVDIGYSVTLQTDGKIIVAGTDNTDFALVRYNSDGSLDTTFGGGDGKVTTDLGLIAVDIGYSVTLQTDGKIIVAGTNNTDFALVRYNSDGSLDSTFNGSGKVTTDLGFLAIDIGYGLAQQSDRKILVAGTNGTDFAVVRYLVDEVPTDLALSQLNVNENVPAGTVIGTFTTTDLDAGDTFTYSLVTGTGDTDNAAFTVVSNQLKINSSPDFETKPSYNIRVQTSDSSGASYQKTLTIAVNNSNDAPTDLTVSQLAVNENVAAGTVIGTFTTTDPDANNIFTYSLVTGTGDTDNAAFTVVSNQLKINSSPDFETKPSYNIRVQTSDSGGASYQKTLTIAVNNLNDAGVNDAPTDLTVSQLAVDENVAAGTVVGIFTTTDPDANNIFTYSLVTGSGDTDNAAFTVEGNQLKINSSPDFETKPSYNIRVQTSDSGGASYQKTLTIAVNNLNDAGVNDAPTDLTVSQLAVDENVAAGTVVGIFTTTDPDANNIFTYSLVTGSGDTDNAAFTVEGNQLKINSSPDFETKPNYNIRVQTSDSGGASYQKTLTIAVNNLNDAGVNDAPTDLTVSQLAVDENVAAGTVVGIFTTTDPDANNIFTYSLVTGSGDTDNAAFTVEGNQLKINSSPDFETKPSYNIRVQTSDSGGASYQKTLTIAVNNLDDAGVNDAPSDLTLSELTVDENVAAGSVVGTFITTDPDKDDKFTYSLVTGTGDSDNSAFTIVGGQLQINNVPNIETKSSYNIRVQTTDSGGVSYQKALTIAVNDLDDLGVNDIPTLTKSANNDIFTIKGKGNGEKAKLSVKLTGQSSNQIYELGVFTVDDEQGKIQGIASNDAGYTEAALKRGKVILSSLNNYPTGFNADLSSMVEFTSGQQLRFYLVRNSSTDSILAGQAAFTDVLISDSTNLKITSLGNNNFSLSWKASNSAEFQDLAVTIQATDEDLPLGTGFQGQQQGEFLDLRDLTQPVKADFVVNREAAYDNYVGFYKVADENGGIDTNGDGTADVLVGQAGYAQAAVSGRVTGVDLTTNNQGTATYSGTLNSDSLFAPFIIVDGKPDAILDGNVNNDPKVYFAFLGANSDNTDHIRLLANNTFGFEDLANGGDKDYNDIIVRVNLSGNPV
- the ahcY gene encoding adenosylhomocysteinase gives rise to the protein MTATSPRLKHEVKDLGLAALGRQRIEWAGREMPVLRQIRDRFAIEKPFAGLRLVACAHITTETAHLAIALKAGGADALLIASNPLSTQDDVAASLVLDHEIPVFAQKGEDNETYNRHVQIALDHRPNIIVDDGSDVVATLVQERQHQIADLIGSTEETTTGIVRLRAMFREGVLTFPAVNVNDADTKHFFDNRYGTGQSTLDGIIRATNILLAGKNIVVVGYGWCGKGTALRARGMGANVIVTEIDPIKAIEAVMDGFRVLPMAEAAPQGDIFITVTGNKHVVRGEHFDVMKDGAIVCNSGHFDLELDLKYLAAQAKEIKEVRPFTEEYKLKNGKSVVVLGQGRLINLAAAEGHPSAVMDMSFANQALACEFLVKNKGKLEPGLHSIPVEVDQEIARLKLQAIGITIDSLTADQIEYINSWTSGT